In Candidatus Bipolaricaulota bacterium, the following are encoded in one genomic region:
- a CDS encoding acylphosphatase: protein MRKRIHGTVSGRVQGVFFRATTRDRARELGLSGWVRNLPDGRVEFVAEGEEQDLHELISFLRVGPPGARVDDIELEWTDPKGEEGFYIRG, encoded by the coding sequence ATGAGAAAGCGGATCCACGGGACTGTCTCCGGACGGGTGCAGGGGGTGTTCTTTCGCGCCACCACCCGGGATCGAGCGCGGGAGCTAGGGCTCTCTGGCTGGGTGCGGAACCTCCCCGACGGTAGGGTGGAGTTCGTCGCCGAGGGGGAAGAACAGGACCTCCACGAGCTGATCTCGTTTCTGCGCGTTGGCCCACCCGGGGCGCGGGTAGACGATATCGAGCTCGAATGGACCGATCCCAAGGGGGAGGAAGGGTTCTACATCCGCGGCTAG
- a CDS encoding ribbon-helix-helix protein, CopG family, translated as MVNRVNTLSIYIPKSKMDKNPVERLTKLAKQKERSINYLVVEAIIQYLDREERKLKK; from the coding sequence ATGGTCAACAGGGTAAATACCTTATCAATCTACATTCCAAAAAGCAAGATGGACAAGAACCCGGTGGAGCGCCTGACCAAGCTCGCGAAACAGAAGGAGCGCTCGATCAACTACCTCGTGGTGGAGGCGATCATCCAGTACCTCGACCGGGAGGAGCGAAAGCTCAAGAAGTGA
- a CDS encoding replication-associated recombination protein A, with protein MGRSLFSDEKVIPLAERLRPRDLDEVIGQEEILGEHGALRALIERGSYRALLFWGPPGTGKTTVGRIIAARSGARFVHLSAALSGVREVRSVLEGSRRRFELEGRRDLLFLDEVHRFNRAQQDVLLSYLEEGSVLFIGATTENPSFSLTSALLSRCQLFLFHPLSEDDLRRIIRRALADPRGLGGRYSLSPQAEEMLIAFSDGDARRVLTALETAAAITTGAEIGVAEIEQALQRKALRYDRAGEEHYNLISAFHKSIRNSDPDAALYWLARMLEGGEDPRFIARRLIRIASEDIGLADPQGLEIAVAAAETVDRVGLPECDLALAQAAVYLAAAPKSNALYVGLNEAKRDVAARPNEPVPLHLRNAPTRLMKGIGYGDGYKYAHDFPDGVAPMECLPAALQGRRYYRPTGRGREREISTRLEEIRRNKEKK; from the coding sequence ATGGGAAGATCCCTGTTTTCGGATGAAAAAGTTATCCCCCTCGCCGAACGGCTCCGTCCGCGCGACCTCGATGAGGTGATCGGCCAGGAGGAGATTCTGGGGGAGCACGGCGCCCTGCGCGCCCTGATCGAGCGGGGGAGCTACCGCGCTCTCCTGTTCTGGGGCCCGCCGGGGACGGGAAAGACGACGGTGGGGAGGATCATCGCTGCCCGGTCCGGCGCGCGGTTCGTCCACCTGTCCGCCGCCCTGTCCGGGGTGCGGGAGGTGCGGTCGGTCCTCGAGGGATCGCGGCGGCGGTTCGAGCTCGAGGGGCGGCGCGATCTCCTGTTCCTCGATGAGGTCCACCGGTTCAACCGCGCCCAGCAGGACGTCCTCCTCTCCTACCTCGAGGAAGGGAGCGTCCTGTTCATCGGGGCGACGACCGAGAACCCGTCCTTCTCCCTCACCTCCGCCCTCCTCTCCCGCTGCCAGCTATTCTTGTTCCACCCCCTCTCCGAGGACGACCTGCGTCGGATCATCCGCCGCGCCTTGGCCGATCCGCGTGGCCTTGGGGGCCGGTACTCCCTCTCCCCGCAGGCGGAGGAGATGCTCATCGCCTTCTCCGACGGGGACGCGCGTCGCGTCCTCACCGCCCTCGAGACGGCGGCTGCGATCACCACCGGGGCGGAGATCGGGGTAGCGGAGATTGAACAGGCGCTGCAACGCAAGGCGCTCCGCTACGACCGGGCCGGTGAAGAGCACTACAACCTGATCTCTGCGTTCCACAAATCGATCCGCAACTCCGATCCCGACGCGGCGCTGTATTGGCTTGCCCGCATGCTCGAAGGAGGGGAGGACCCGCGGTTCATCGCGCGGCGGCTGATCCGCATCGCCTCCGAGGACATCGGGCTCGCCGATCCGCAGGGGCTTGAAATCGCAGTCGCCGCCGCCGAAACTGTGGATCGCGTCGGGCTGCCGGAGTGCGACCTCGCCCTTGCCCAGGCGGCGGTGTACCTCGCCGCGGCGCCGAAGAGCAACGCGCTCTACGTGGGCTTGAACGAGGCGAAGCGCGATGTCGCGGCGCGGCCGAACGAGCCGGTCCCGCTCCACCTTAGGAACGCCCCGACGCGGCTGATGAAGGGGATCGGCTACGGGGATGGGTACAAGTACGCCCACGACTTCCCGGACGGGGTCGCCCCGATGGAGTGCCTCCCGGCGGCGCTCCAGGGGAGGCGCTACTACCGCCCGACCGGACGCGGGCGGGAACGGGAGATCTCAACCCGGTTAGAGGAGATCAGACGAAATAAGGAGAAAAAATGA